In Vibrio sp. NTOU-M3, the following proteins share a genomic window:
- a CDS encoding glutathione S-transferase family protein — protein MIELYTAATPNGHKISIALEEMGLDYNVNALDISTNIQKGPEFTAINPNGRIPAIIDKDNDDFIVFESGAILLYLAEKTGKFLPTDEKARSKVIQWLMFQMGGVGPMMGQANVFYRYFPEKIQPAIDRYQNEGRRLFEVMDKQLGKSKYLAGDEYSIADIATWPWVRIYEWSGINIEGLDNLQRWLDEIATRPAVQKGLAVPTPSSETQEERAKRISQMVTQ, from the coding sequence ATGATTGAACTGTACACCGCAGCAACACCAAATGGACACAAGATCTCAATCGCACTTGAAGAGATGGGATTAGACTATAACGTCAATGCACTAGATATTTCGACTAATATCCAGAAAGGGCCTGAATTTACAGCTATTAACCCGAATGGCCGCATTCCAGCCATCATCGATAAAGATAACGATGATTTCATCGTGTTTGAATCGGGTGCTATTTTATTGTACCTAGCTGAGAAAACAGGCAAGTTCTTACCAACTGATGAGAAAGCACGTTCGAAAGTCATTCAGTGGTTAATGTTCCAAATGGGTGGGGTAGGGCCGATGATGGGTCAAGCGAACGTATTTTATCGCTACTTCCCTGAAAAAATTCAGCCTGCTATCGACCGATACCAAAATGAAGGTCGTCGCCTTTTTGAGGTGATGGATAAGCAACTTGGAAAGTCAAAATACTTAGCTGGCGATGAATATTCGATAGCCGATATTGCGACATGGCCTTGGGTTCGTATTTACGAATGGAGTGGTATCAATATCGAGGGGCTTGATAACCTTCAACGCTGGTTAGATGAGATAGCGACACGTCCAGCGGTACAAAAAGGTTTAGCAGTACCAACGCCATCAAGCGAAACTCAGGAAGAGCGAGCAAAGCGCATTAGTCAGATGGTTACGCAATAA
- a CDS encoding glutathione S-transferase has product MKIYETAMTPSCRRVSIFLKELGVEVPREEINVQGGDNLKEEFKAKAVNGRVPLLELDDGTTICESVAICRYFDESSANNNALFGRDAKEKAQVEMWHRVVEFQGLYTGFQAFRNLTAIYDDRETCVYEWGAESKERVAAFLPKLDARLAASEYVASEQFTIVDITAFIFVGFAQNGLELDVLGQYPNIRRWFDVVSTRPAFQ; this is encoded by the coding sequence ATGAAAATTTATGAAACTGCAATGACACCAAGCTGCCGTCGTGTATCAATCTTTCTAAAAGAGCTAGGTGTTGAAGTACCAAGAGAAGAAATCAATGTTCAGGGTGGTGACAACCTAAAAGAAGAGTTCAAGGCAAAGGCCGTTAATGGTCGCGTTCCATTATTAGAATTGGATGATGGCACGACGATTTGTGAAAGTGTGGCAATTTGTCGCTACTTTGATGAGAGTTCAGCAAACAACAACGCACTGTTTGGTCGAGATGCAAAAGAAAAAGCGCAAGTTGAAATGTGGCATCGTGTTGTAGAATTCCAAGGTCTATATACTGGATTCCAAGCTTTCCGTAACTTAACTGCAATCTATGATGACCGCGAGACTTGTGTATACGAATGGGGTGCAGAATCAAAAGAACGTGTAGCCGCATTTTTGCCGAAATTGGATGCTCGTTTGGCTGCAAGTGAATACGTTGCTTCTGAGCAATTCACTATCGTAGATATCACGGCTTTCATCTTTGTGGGCTTTGCACAAAATGGTTTGGAACTTGATGTTTTAGGGCAATATCCAAATATTCGTCGCTGGTTTGATGTGGTTTCAACCCGTCCTGCATTTCAATAA
- a CDS encoding TetR/AcrR family transcriptional regulator has protein sequence MARKSKFDRTEKLHEAMELFWRKGYANTAISDLVDELQINRFSLYNTYGDKQQLYYEALNTYLKQVQVPSIKALEQENANIDELKTFLLDFAAIQRERHCGCFMQNALVEHAGEDEVVLKAGHGLFNHLLEVITRALKNAQDDQKVIHHIPAAQLAALVLSHMQGMRVLGKAFRYEEIDAATTGLLSLLEPIKS, from the coding sequence ATGGCACGTAAAAGCAAATTTGATAGGACTGAAAAATTGCATGAAGCGATGGAGCTATTTTGGCGTAAAGGGTACGCCAATACTGCTATCTCCGACTTAGTGGATGAACTTCAGATCAACCGTTTTAGCCTCTACAACACCTATGGTGATAAGCAGCAGCTCTACTACGAAGCACTCAATACTTACTTAAAACAAGTACAGGTGCCCAGTATCAAAGCGCTGGAACAAGAAAATGCAAACATTGATGAACTGAAGACATTTTTACTCGACTTCGCAGCAATTCAGCGCGAACGTCACTGTGGCTGTTTTATGCAAAATGCATTAGTAGAACATGCCGGTGAAGATGAGGTGGTGTTAAAAGCCGGCCATGGTTTATTCAACCATTTACTTGAAGTCATTACTCGTGCACTTAAAAATGCCCAAGACGATCAAAAAGTGATTCACCATATTCCAGCCGCACAACTGGCCGCTTTGGTATTGAGTCACATGCAAGGAATGCGTGTCCTTGGTAAAGCGTTTAGATACGAAGAAATCGATGCAGCCACCACTGGCTTATTAAGCCTGTTAGAGCCGATCAAATCATGA
- a CDS encoding PPC domain-containing DNA-binding protein translates to MIVPIVKRLKRDQDLKQAIQALVTEHQIKAGSIASCVGCLSSIHIRLAGAASTLLLTQPFEIVSLMGTLTPKHQHLHIAVSDRDGKVWGGHLLEGSFVDTTAELIIHHYPKLSLSREQDDTTGYTELVVDSNQ, encoded by the coding sequence ATGATCGTACCTATCGTAAAACGTCTAAAACGAGATCAAGACTTAAAGCAGGCAATCCAAGCATTAGTCACCGAGCATCAAATCAAAGCAGGCAGCATCGCCTCATGCGTAGGCTGCTTATCAAGTATCCATATTCGCCTTGCTGGTGCTGCATCAACACTGTTACTTACTCAGCCTTTTGAGATCGTTTCACTTATGGGCACGCTAACGCCCAAACACCAGCACCTACATATTGCGGTGTCTGATCGTGATGGGAAAGTCTGGGGAGGCCACCTGCTGGAAGGTAGCTTTGTCGACACAACTGCGGAACTTATCATTCACCACTACCCCAAACTCTCTTTATCACGTGAACAAGATGACACAACAGGGTATACAGAATTGGTTGTAGATTCGAATCAATAA
- a CDS encoding EAL domain-containing protein, producing MSESYKLVRSNFDLPPLADSTVISSQHNIPSIVHFPAEAQEIAELKREYLSDMFDVFSDGLFYMSEQEQFHLYNPNFYNKFGIENNEISLKTWMSLIHPTDRLSLHKRLKELRYIEEKKISTQYRVLRSDGQYSWIEGTVIVKNKDGKRYFIGCHRDISQEKLMENCAKRAVFRDNTSGLANTNQLTIDLEALRHKNTVNYSIIYIQIDDIKSYLNLYGPQILKDLISHLVTSLKDLPEDFIGIYRVHSDDFVVLLRGYNDQFQLENLGKRILKGYHRSLDENGYLYGTEINIGIYPDIDIYNTAEELVKIASRTCQFAGSNETRRISVYGGHTKDKVDRHFYIEQELKRAITTNTLSLKFQPIICTKENRVSSFEALVRWKSAQIGEIYPDEFISVAEKKGLIIELGYSVFAKACKFIKLYQKHHESDVKVNVNVSVLQLLNSQFPDTVKQMAHDAGVEPHKIVLELTETMILDGNKSAASQLQKLSEYGFQLSLDDFGSGYSSLNSFFDLPLNQIKIDKSIAWRSLNNPATTEYVKFIIQLCQNNNVDIVVEGIESAEMQRKFIALGASYLQGYWFSKPLSYASASRYTHI from the coding sequence ATGTCAGAAAGTTACAAATTAGTTCGTTCGAATTTTGATTTGCCACCTCTCGCAGACTCTACTGTAATAAGCTCCCAACACAATATACCGTCTATCGTTCACTTTCCTGCTGAAGCACAAGAAATTGCTGAGCTAAAACGAGAGTATCTGTCCGATATGTTCGACGTTTTTAGCGATGGCCTGTTTTACATGTCGGAACAAGAACAGTTTCATTTATACAATCCAAACTTTTACAACAAATTTGGTATTGAGAACAATGAGATCTCCCTTAAGACTTGGATGTCTCTTATTCATCCTACCGATCGACTTAGCCTACATAAAAGGCTAAAAGAGCTTCGTTATATAGAAGAAAAAAAGATATCCACGCAATACCGAGTATTACGCTCAGACGGTCAATATTCTTGGATTGAAGGTACCGTTATCGTTAAAAATAAAGACGGAAAACGCTATTTTATAGGCTGTCATCGCGATATCTCCCAAGAAAAGTTGATGGAAAACTGTGCTAAACGTGCCGTTTTCAGAGACAACACCTCAGGCCTTGCCAACACAAATCAGCTAACCATTGATCTTGAAGCTCTTCGACATAAAAATACCGTTAACTATTCCATCATTTACATTCAAATTGATGATATTAAGTCATATCTAAACTTGTATGGCCCACAGATCCTCAAAGACTTGATCTCACATTTAGTCACTTCGCTCAAAGATCTTCCAGAAGACTTTATTGGTATCTATCGTGTTCACTCTGACGATTTTGTCGTGCTATTGCGTGGTTATAACGATCAATTTCAATTGGAAAACTTAGGCAAACGTATTCTCAAAGGCTACCACCGTTCACTTGATGAAAATGGTTATCTCTATGGGACAGAAATTAATATTGGAATATACCCAGACATTGATATCTACAATACAGCCGAGGAACTCGTCAAAATTGCATCACGCACCTGTCAGTTTGCCGGATCCAATGAAACCAGACGAATTAGCGTGTATGGTGGACACACTAAAGATAAAGTCGATCGTCATTTCTACATCGAACAAGAATTAAAGCGTGCGATTACCACCAATACCCTTAGCCTCAAGTTCCAACCAATTATCTGTACCAAAGAAAATCGCGTCTCTAGCTTTGAAGCCTTAGTAAGGTGGAAAAGTGCACAAATTGGTGAGATTTATCCTGATGAATTTATCTCAGTTGCAGAGAAGAAGGGGCTTATTATCGAGCTAGGTTACTCAGTTTTTGCCAAAGCATGTAAGTTTATTAAGCTGTATCAGAAGCATCACGAAAGTGATGTAAAGGTAAATGTAAACGTCTCGGTACTCCAACTGCTCAACAGCCAGTTTCCAGATACGGTCAAGCAAATGGCACATGATGCAGGTGTGGAACCCCATAAAATCGTGCTAGAACTCACGGAAACTATGATTCTTGATGGCAACAAAAGTGCTGCCAGTCAACTACAAAAATTGAGTGAGTATGGATTTCAACTGTCTTTGGATGATTTTGGTTCGGGTTATAGCTCGTTAAACAGCTTTTTTGACCTCCCACTCAACCAAATCAAGATAGACAAGTCGATTGCATGGCGCTCGCTCAACAATCCAGCAACAACTGAGTACGTGAAATTTATCATTCAGTTATGCCAAAACAATAACGTCGACATTGTTGTAGAAGGAATAGAAAGCGCTGAAATGCAAAGAAAATTCATAGCTCTCGGTGCCTCTTATTTGCAAGGGTACTGGTTTTCCAAGCCATTATCTTACGCCAGTGCCAGTCGTTATACCCACATTTGA
- a CDS encoding insulinase family protein has translation MLCYLKKMGQHLLSSSLSVFLVTGMLLPTPSYAKVSPELWFTPSDIQLPKQTHVGLLDNGLRYVILPTSKTSPDVAIRIRVGSGVSQDTESGLVASYTAMKTISGTQWYANALFSQTVFAKDLSQPTQMVLASELRNFSDKLMHFNAAPRTVDSDKLLYEETKMRFTHFNQTAQNNAYYGLEAEELNEMVSPSEKAIQALFSNEINQFHKANYFPANTTVVITGNVRIRESIKAIENAFGRWNNSAKAVALIKPQAYLIDGNAQSDSDTNEFSISTLTSVNFVQDSKFYRRNLLLKQIANVALEQRLQLALSTIAPNATVNVESTVLFNDNVWSRVRVQYNNEDMVQLKQAVEHEIKRIISAGLSQSEFVQALSQIRETLKAQANSNAEGYAGKQADILVNDINSGLVYQTPSHLLELIDFHAAHLNEYDVVKSFEEMWAQDKAVFLMTSK, from the coding sequence ATGCTTTGCTACCTGAAAAAAATGGGTCAACACTTATTATCGTCTAGTTTGTCAGTATTTCTGGTAACTGGAATGCTGCTACCAACACCTTCGTATGCCAAGGTATCACCTGAGCTTTGGTTTACCCCATCCGATATCCAACTACCAAAACAAACTCATGTTGGTCTGCTGGATAATGGGTTACGTTATGTCATTTTACCAACCAGTAAAACATCTCCGGATGTGGCTATTCGCATTCGAGTGGGCTCAGGAGTGAGTCAAGATACTGAGTCTGGCTTAGTGGCAAGTTATACCGCAATGAAAACCATTTCTGGTACACAGTGGTACGCAAATGCTCTGTTCAGCCAAACGGTATTCGCAAAAGATTTATCACAACCAACTCAAATGGTGCTCGCCAGTGAATTACGAAACTTCTCTGATAAGCTCATGCACTTCAACGCAGCACCACGTACTGTCGACAGTGATAAGTTACTGTATGAAGAAACCAAAATGCGTTTTACGCACTTTAATCAGACAGCACAAAATAATGCCTACTATGGCCTTGAGGCTGAAGAACTTAACGAGATGGTAAGCCCGAGTGAAAAAGCCATTCAGGCACTTTTCAGCAATGAGATTAATCAGTTTCATAAAGCGAATTACTTTCCTGCAAATACCACGGTTGTGATCACTGGTAATGTACGTATTAGAGAAAGTATTAAAGCCATTGAGAATGCATTTGGCCGTTGGAACAACTCGGCTAAAGCGGTTGCATTGATCAAACCTCAAGCTTACTTGATTGATGGTAATGCACAATCGGACTCTGACACCAATGAGTTTTCCATCAGTACATTAACTTCAGTGAATTTTGTACAAGATAGTAAGTTTTATCGCCGAAACTTGTTATTAAAACAAATTGCAAACGTCGCTTTAGAGCAGCGCCTGCAACTAGCTCTGAGTACCATTGCTCCGAATGCCACCGTAAACGTTGAGTCAACAGTATTGTTTAATGATAACGTTTGGTCGAGAGTACGAGTTCAATACAACAATGAAGATATGGTGCAACTAAAACAAGCCGTTGAGCATGAGATAAAACGCATTATCTCGGCAGGTTTGAGCCAATCAGAGTTCGTACAAGCGCTCAGCCAAATCCGCGAGACACTCAAAGCACAAGCCAACTCAAATGCTGAAGGTTACGCAGGAAAACAAGCAGACATTTTGGTTAACGATATCAACTCAGGCCTTGTCTATCAGACGCCATCTCACTTACTGGAGCTGATCGACTTTCATGCCGCTCACTTAAACGAGTATGACGTCGTCAAGTCATTTGAAGAGATGTGGGCTCAGGATAAAGCCGTATTCTTAATGACAAGCAAATAA
- a CDS encoding ABC transporter ATP-binding protein, translating to MSEPILSIENLSIGFGRENAVETVTKNVSLSISKGETLALVGESGSGKSVTANAILKLLPKGSAHYLEGKIQFDDLNIFSCSERQLRGIRGGRIGMIFQEPMVSLNPLHKIGKQLVETLSIHRGMRIRQAEALAIDWLAKVGIRHPDIKINAYPHELSGGERQRVMIAMALINEPELLIADEPTTALDVSVQAQILDLLKTLQQELGMAMLFITHDLSIVRRIADRVAVMQQGELVETGECKAVFSAPKHPYTQELIDSDPKGEPVAVVGDSQSLLTVDQLRVWFPITGGLFKRTLSYVKAVTDMKFDLKKGHSIGLVGESGSGKSTTGMAILRLVNSEGSISYQGQEIQGLDRHSMLPYRSKMQVVFQDPFSALNPRMSVAQVIGEGLRVHHTFDEQTIDEMICAVMKEVDLDIDTRHRFPNEFSGGQRQRIAIARALILKPEFILLDEPTSSLDRTVQAQVLELLKSLQEKFGLTYLFISHDLNVVRSLCHYTIVMKHGEIVEQGETRTLFASPKQSYTQELIALSAF from the coding sequence ATGAGTGAACCAATCTTATCTATTGAAAACCTTTCTATTGGCTTTGGCCGAGAAAATGCAGTTGAAACCGTAACAAAGAATGTGTCACTTTCCATTAGCAAGGGCGAAACGTTAGCACTGGTAGGGGAGAGTGGTTCAGGTAAATCTGTTACCGCGAATGCGATTCTAAAATTGCTTCCTAAAGGTTCGGCTCATTACTTGGAAGGTAAGATCCAGTTTGATGATCTTAATATTTTCAGTTGTTCTGAACGTCAACTGAGAGGCATTCGTGGTGGCCGAATCGGGATGATTTTTCAAGAGCCCATGGTATCGCTCAATCCGCTGCATAAAATTGGCAAACAACTTGTTGAAACGCTATCGATCCATCGAGGTATGCGAATTCGTCAAGCCGAAGCATTGGCGATAGATTGGCTTGCGAAAGTTGGAATACGACACCCCGATATTAAAATAAATGCCTATCCTCATGAATTATCTGGTGGCGAAAGACAACGAGTGATGATTGCGATGGCATTAATTAACGAACCTGAACTCCTTATCGCTGATGAGCCGACAACGGCACTTGATGTCTCTGTTCAAGCCCAAATTCTGGATTTGCTAAAAACCTTACAGCAAGAATTGGGCATGGCGATGCTGTTTATTACGCATGATTTGAGTATTGTTAGGCGCATTGCTGATAGGGTCGCCGTCATGCAGCAAGGTGAGCTGGTTGAAACAGGAGAATGTAAAGCGGTGTTTTCTGCACCGAAACATCCCTATACCCAAGAGCTCATCGATTCGGATCCTAAAGGAGAACCTGTCGCGGTTGTGGGTGATTCGCAATCCTTACTCACCGTTGATCAACTGAGGGTATGGTTCCCCATTACGGGAGGGCTGTTTAAGCGTACGTTATCCTATGTAAAAGCGGTGACGGACATGAAGTTCGACCTGAAGAAAGGACACTCCATTGGTTTGGTTGGGGAGAGTGGCTCCGGTAAGTCGACGACAGGCATGGCGATTTTACGTTTGGTAAACTCAGAAGGCTCTATCAGCTACCAAGGACAAGAGATCCAGGGATTAGATCGTCACTCAATGCTGCCTTATCGAAGCAAAATGCAGGTTGTATTTCAGGACCCGTTTTCTGCACTTAACCCACGAATGTCCGTTGCCCAAGTGATCGGTGAAGGGTTAAGAGTGCACCATACATTTGACGAGCAAACCATTGATGAAATGATTTGTGCTGTGATGAAGGAAGTCGATTTAGATATAGATACTCGGCATCGATTCCCAAATGAGTTCTCTGGTGGCCAACGTCAGCGCATCGCAATTGCACGAGCGTTGATACTGAAGCCGGAATTCATTTTACTTGATGAGCCCACGTCATCGTTAGACAGAACGGTGCAGGCTCAGGTTTTGGAGTTATTGAAGAGCTTACAAGAGAAATTTGGCCTGACGTATTTGTTTATTAGTCACGATCTCAATGTTGTGCGTTCTTTATGTCACTACACCATCGTAATGAAGCATGGGGAGATTGTAGAGCAAGGAGAAACGCGAACCCTCTTTGCTTCTCCTAAACAGTCCTACACACAAGAACTCATTGCTTTATCTGCATTTTAA
- a CDS encoding ABC transporter permease, which produces MMWHKKNVRRNPLNEARWHRFKANKRGLYSLWVFSLLFVVSLFAEFIANDKPLLIEFDQQWYFPIFHEYAETEFGGEFETEADYTDPFVIELIEENGYIVWPLIPFSYDTINFNITSAVPSAPDNVNWLGTDDKGRDVLARVIYGFRISVLFGFVLTIISSVIGVIVGATQGYYGGWLDLLGQRFIEVWSGMPTLFLLIILSSFVEPNFWWLLGIMVLFSWMSLVGIVRAEFLRCRNFDYVRAAQAMGVSDNRIMLRHMLPNAMVASLTMMPFILSGSVTTLTSLDFLGFGLPAGSPSLGELLAQGKANLQAPWLGISAFLILSMMLTLLVFIGEAVRDAFDPHHQGR; this is translated from the coding sequence ATGATGTGGCATAAAAAAAACGTCAGACGTAATCCATTAAACGAAGCCCGATGGCATCGATTTAAAGCCAATAAACGTGGTTTGTATTCTCTGTGGGTTTTCTCATTATTATTCGTTGTCAGCCTATTTGCTGAGTTTATTGCCAATGACAAGCCGCTACTAATCGAATTTGACCAGCAATGGTATTTCCCAATTTTTCACGAATATGCAGAGACAGAATTTGGTGGTGAATTTGAAACAGAAGCGGATTACACCGACCCTTTTGTGATCGAGTTAATCGAAGAGAATGGATATATTGTCTGGCCTCTGATTCCTTTTAGTTACGACACGATTAACTTCAATATTACCTCAGCGGTGCCTTCTGCACCGGATAATGTCAATTGGCTAGGAACTGATGATAAAGGGCGAGATGTGCTTGCTCGGGTGATCTACGGGTTTCGTATATCGGTTTTGTTTGGGTTTGTTCTGACCATCATATCGAGCGTGATTGGCGTAATAGTGGGGGCAACACAAGGTTATTACGGTGGTTGGTTAGACTTATTGGGCCAGCGTTTTATCGAAGTTTGGTCAGGCATGCCAACGTTATTCTTACTCATCATTTTATCCAGTTTTGTTGAGCCAAATTTCTGGTGGTTGCTCGGTATTATGGTTCTATTTAGTTGGATGAGCTTAGTCGGAATTGTTCGGGCAGAGTTTTTACGTTGCCGTAATTTTGATTATGTTCGCGCAGCGCAGGCGATGGGCGTTTCCGATAATCGCATAATGCTGCGACATATGTTGCCCAATGCTATGGTTGCGTCACTGACGATGATGCCATTTATTCTTTCCGGCTCTGTAACCACGTTGACATCTCTCGACTTTTTAGGCTTTGGACTTCCTGCAGGGTCGCCGTCTTTAGGAGAGCTCCTTGCACAAGGTAAGGCCAATTTACAAGCACCTTGGCTCGGGATTTCTGCGTTCCTGATTCTTTCAATGATGCTGACTCTATTAGTATTTATTGGTGAAGCGGTGCGCGATGCCTTTGACCCACACCATCAAGGAAGGTAG
- a CDS encoding microcin C ABC transporter permease YejB, translated as MAAYIFRRLLLVIPTLWAIITINFFIIQIAPGGPVEQAIAQLEGHSSGIMERFAGGGSEVDLGEAEPEGASGYKGSRGLDPEVVEEIKKQFGFDKPLHERYFEMLKNYVTFNFGESLFKGGNVIDLIVERLPVSISLGLWSTLIIYLISIPLGILKAIHHGSRFDIWSSALVIIGYAIPGFLFAIILIILFASGNYFSWFPLRGLVSSNFEQLIWYQQILDYFWHLALPICAMVIGGFATLSMLTKNSFLDEINKQYVVTARAKGLDERNILYKHVFRNAMLIIIAGFPSAFISIFFTGSMLIEVMFSLEGIGLLGFESTIQRDYPVVFSSLYIMTLLGLILSIISDLTYTWVDPRIDFEAR; from the coding sequence ATGGCTGCCTATATTTTTCGTCGTTTATTGTTGGTGATCCCCACTTTGTGGGCGATCATCACAATTAACTTCTTCATTATTCAAATTGCGCCGGGTGGGCCGGTTGAGCAAGCCATTGCTCAACTAGAAGGGCATTCTTCAGGCATCATGGAGCGTTTTGCTGGTGGTGGCAGTGAAGTTGATCTCGGAGAGGCAGAGCCTGAAGGTGCATCTGGATACAAAGGTTCGCGAGGTTTAGATCCTGAAGTAGTTGAAGAGATTAAAAAGCAATTTGGTTTTGATAAGCCATTACATGAGCGCTATTTCGAAATGCTCAAAAATTACGTCACATTCAACTTTGGTGAGAGCCTTTTCAAGGGAGGGAATGTGATTGACCTGATTGTAGAGCGATTACCTGTTTCAATTTCACTCGGGCTGTGGAGTACGCTGATCATCTACCTGATCTCAATTCCGCTAGGGATACTCAAAGCGATACACCATGGCTCTCGGTTTGATATCTGGTCAAGTGCACTTGTGATCATTGGTTACGCTATTCCCGGCTTCTTATTTGCCATCATTTTAATTATCTTGTTTGCCAGTGGTAACTACTTCAGTTGGTTTCCGCTGCGCGGTTTAGTGTCTTCCAATTTTGAACAGCTGATTTGGTATCAACAGATCCTCGATTACTTTTGGCATTTAGCTTTGCCTATTTGTGCGATGGTAATTGGTGGCTTTGCGACGTTAAGTATGCTGACGAAAAACTCATTCCTTGATGAAATAAATAAACAATATGTTGTAACGGCAAGGGCAAAGGGGCTCGATGAGCGTAACATCTTGTATAAGCATGTGTTTCGTAATGCCATGTTGATCATTATCGCTGGTTTTCCAAGTGCGTTTATTAGCATCTTCTTCACGGGGTCAATGCTCATTGAAGTCATGTTTTCTCTAGAAGGTATTGGTTTGCTTGGGTTTGAGTCCACCATTCAGCGTGATTATCCGGTGGTATTCAGTTCTTTGTATATCATGACTTTGCTGGGTCTAATTTTGAGCATTATTTCGGATCTCACATACACCTGGGTCGATCCGCGAATTGATTTTGAGGCGAGATGA